From the genome of Mycetocola spongiae, one region includes:
- a CDS encoding M50 family metallopeptidase: MLLYILGILIIVIGLALSIGLHEIGHLVPAKLFGVKVTQYMVGFGKTLWSRKKGETEYGVKAIPLGGYIAMIGMFPPKGNEKARASSTGFLQSMSDDRPEILRRRGPAPVAVDGPGEAEPAEETRRRLFDGLVQDARDSSAETIGEGEDARSFYRLAVWKRIIVMLGGPAMNLILAFVFMAILVMGFGIAQPSTTVGVVNACVVPAGSTATECDDSFAETPAAAAGLRPGDHLVSLGGTPLSAWDQTTEIIRTSPGKTLPLEIERAGEPMTLSITPLLTERYVYDKNGVQEKNPDGSFRTEEVGFIGMSPTNEAVRGGLSDVAPMVGNNVSAVFHMIINLPDRLVGVAKAAFGAGERDPNGPMSVVGVGRIAGELVSMDSVSVSDKAATLVGLLGSLNVALFAFNLIPLMPLDGGHVVAAAWEGIRRFFAKLFGRPDPGPVDAAKLIPLTMVIALLLGGMTVLLIFADLVNPIQLFK, encoded by the coding sequence GTGCTGCTGTATATTTTGGGAATCCTGATCATCGTGATCGGGCTCGCCCTGTCCATTGGCCTACACGAAATCGGTCACCTGGTTCCGGCCAAGCTTTTTGGCGTGAAGGTCACCCAGTACATGGTGGGCTTTGGTAAAACACTGTGGTCGCGCAAAAAGGGCGAGACCGAATACGGTGTTAAGGCCATCCCGCTGGGTGGTTATATCGCCATGATCGGCATGTTTCCGCCCAAGGGCAATGAGAAGGCCCGTGCCTCAAGCACGGGATTCCTGCAATCGATGAGCGATGATCGCCCCGAGATTCTGCGCCGCCGCGGCCCCGCCCCGGTGGCCGTGGACGGGCCCGGGGAGGCCGAACCCGCCGAGGAAACCCGCCGCCGGCTCTTTGATGGGCTGGTCCAGGACGCCCGGGATTCCAGCGCCGAGACCATCGGTGAGGGCGAGGATGCGCGCTCGTTTTATCGCCTGGCCGTCTGGAAACGCATCATCGTGATGCTGGGCGGTCCGGCAATGAACCTTATATTGGCGTTTGTTTTTATGGCCATCCTGGTGATGGGTTTTGGTATTGCCCAGCCCAGCACCACCGTGGGGGTTGTTAACGCCTGTGTGGTGCCCGCGGGCAGCACCGCGACCGAATGCGATGATTCCTTCGCCGAGACGCCCGCCGCGGCCGCCGGGCTGCGGCCCGGGGACCACCTGGTTTCGCTCGGGGGAACGCCGCTGAGCGCCTGGGATCAGACCACCGAGATCATCCGCACCTCGCCCGGAAAAACCCTGCCGCTGGAGATCGAGCGCGCGGGCGAACCGATGACGCTCAGCATCACCCCGCTGCTGACCGAGCGCTATGTCTACGATAAAAACGGCGTGCAGGAGAAAAACCCCGACGGCAGCTTCCGCACCGAGGAGGTGGGTTTCATCGGCATGAGCCCCACCAATGAGGCCGTGCGCGGGGGCCTGAGCGATGTGGCCCCGATGGTGGGCAATAACGTCAGCGCCGTATTCCATATGATCATCAACCTGCCCGATCGCCTCGTGGGCGTGGCCAAGGCCGCGTTTGGCGCGGGGGAGCGCGATCCCAATGGCCCGATGAGCGTGGTGGGTGTGGGGCGCATCGCCGGCGAGCTGGTCTCGATGGATAGCGTCAGCGTCTCGGATAAGGCCGCCACCCTGGTGGGGCTGCTCGGCTCGCTTAACGTGGCCCTCTTTGCCTTTAACCTGATCCCGCTGATGCCCCTGGACGGCGGACACGTTGTGGCCGCCGCCTGGGAGGGCATCCGGCGCTTCTTTGCCAAGCTCTTTGGGCGTCCCGATCCGGGCCCCGTGGATGCCGCGAAGCTCATACCCCTCACGATGGTCATCGCGCTGCTGCTTGGTGGGATGACCGTGCTGCTCATTTTTGCGGACCTCGTGAACCCCATTCAGCTCTTTAAATAG
- a CDS encoding 1-deoxy-D-xylulose-5-phosphate reductoisomerase yields the protein MRRIIILGSTGSIGTQALDVIRANRTRFEVVGLAAGTDAVTLAAQAEEFGVEHTALGIAESEQLVRDVEADVVLNGITGSIGLGPTLAALRAGRILALANKESLIVGGDLVRDLAAPGQIVPVDSEHSAIAQALRGGEKHEVRRLILTASGGPFRGRSRESLRSVTPAQALAHPTWDMGLMVTTNSSTLVNKGLEVIEAHLLFGVPYDRIDVTVHPQSIVHSMVEFIDGSTLAQASPPDMRLPISLGLDWPHRVAGVGAPLDWTRSQAWTFEPLDDEAFPAVELAKTVGRAGSSFPAVYNAANEEAVLAFHAGALSYLGILDTVRAVVEAHEANDVLSLESLAEAETWAREKARALIAR from the coding sequence ATGCGACGCATTATCATTCTCGGATCCACCGGTTCCATCGGCACCCAGGCGCTCGACGTGATTCGCGCCAACCGCACCCGCTTTGAGGTGGTGGGCCTCGCCGCGGGAACCGATGCGGTGACCCTCGCGGCCCAGGCCGAGGAGTTTGGGGTGGAACACACGGCCCTGGGCATCGCGGAATCGGAGCAGCTGGTGCGTGATGTGGAGGCCGATGTGGTGCTCAACGGCATCACCGGCTCGATCGGGCTGGGCCCCACCCTCGCCGCGCTGCGGGCCGGCCGTATCCTGGCGCTGGCCAATAAGGAGTCCCTGATCGTGGGCGGCGACCTCGTGCGTGACCTCGCCGCACCGGGCCAGATTGTGCCCGTGGACTCCGAACACTCGGCGATTGCGCAGGCGCTGCGCGGCGGCGAAAAGCATGAGGTGCGCCGCCTGATCCTGACCGCCTCGGGTGGCCCGTTCCGCGGCCGCTCGCGCGAATCGCTGCGCTCGGTCACGCCCGCGCAGGCCCTCGCCCATCCCACCTGGGATATGGGCCTGATGGTCACCACCAATTCCTCCACCCTGGTTAATAAGGGGCTCGAGGTGATCGAGGCGCACCTGCTCTTTGGTGTGCCCTATGACCGCATCGACGTGACCGTGCACCCGCAGTCGATTGTGCACTCGATGGTGGAGTTCATCGACGGCTCCACCCTGGCCCAGGCCTCGCCCCCGGATATGCGCCTGCCGATCTCGCTCGGGCTGGACTGGCCGCACCGCGTCGCGGGCGTGGGTGCGCCGCTGGACTGGACCCGCTCGCAGGCCTGGACCTTCGAGCCGCTGGACGATGAGGCATTCCCGGCGGTGGAGCTGGCCAAGACCGTGGGGCGTGCCGGTTCGAGCTTCCCCGCGGTATATAACGCCGCCAATGAGGAGGCCGTGCTGGCCTTCCACGCGGGGGCCCTGTCCTATCTGGGGATCCTGGATACCGTGCGGGCCGTGGTGGAGGCGCATGAGGCCAACGATGTGCTGAGCCTGGAATCGCTGGCCGAAGCCGAGACCTGGGCGCGCGAGAAGGCCCGCGCGCTGATTGCCCGCTAG
- a CDS encoding OsmC family protein, with protein sequence MYGEHNYELALRWDGNRGTGTSGYRDYGRDVRVSVAGKPDLEGSADRPFRGDPQKWNPEDLLLAALAQCHLLSYLHVAVTAGVVVTDYRDVATALMREDGAGGGNFIEAVLHPVVTIERESMREAALAAHQRANELCFIARSVNFPVRHEPEIRVRG encoded by the coding sequence ATGTATGGCGAACACAATTATGAACTTGCCCTGCGCTGGGACGGCAATCGGGGAACGGGCACCAGCGGCTATCGGGATTATGGCCGCGATGTGCGGGTATCGGTCGCCGGAAAACCCGATCTGGAGGGCTCCGCGGATCGCCCGTTCCGCGGCGATCCCCAGAAATGGAACCCCGAGGATCTGCTGCTCGCGGCCCTCGCACAGTGCCATCTGCTGAGCTATCTGCACGTCGCCGTGACCGCGGGTGTGGTGGTCACCGATTATCGGGACGTGGCCACCGCGCTGATGCGCGAGGACGGCGCGGGCGGCGGCAATTTTATCGAGGCCGTGCTGCACCCCGTGGTCACGATCGAGCGGGAGTCGATGCGGGAGGCGGCGCTCGCCGCGCATCAGCGGGCCAATGAACTGTGTTTTATCGCGCGCTCGGTGAATTTCCCCGTGCGGCATGAACCCGAGATTCGGGTGCGCGGCTAG
- a CDS encoding proline--tRNA ligase, with protein sequence MVTRLSNYFLRTLREDPADAEVQSHRLLVRAGYIRRQAPGIFAWLPLGLRVKAKIEQIVREEMAAAGAHEVHFPALLPREPYEISGRWEEYGENLFRLKDRKGSDMLLAPTHEEAFTLLVKDLYNSYKDLPLSIYQIQDKYRDEARPRAGLLRGREFTMKDAYSFDHTDAGLDASYQLQRDAYQRIFTRLGLEYVIVKADAGAMGGSRSEEFLHPTVIGEDTFVRSDGGYAANVEAYTTEVPAAIAIEGQPAAEVFDTPESETIEKLVAAANAQHPRADGREWTAADTLKNVVLALTHIDGSRELIVVGLPGNREVDLKRVEVAVAPAEVDAAGEGDFAKNPGLVKGYIGPWSPEGAVLGEESATKIRYFVDPRVVEGSSWITGANVDGKHVFGLVSGRDFSHDGVIECAQVLAGDPAPDGSGPVELARGVEIGHIFQLGRKYADVLGLKVLDENGKLVTVTMGSYGIGITRALALLAEKNSDEKGLSWTPNIAPFDLHVIATGKDAAVFEAAEAAVAGLDAAGFDVLFDDRPKVSPGVKFGDAELIGLPTIVIFGRGVAEGEVELWDRKSGERTPTKIEDLLSVLKAARG encoded by the coding sequence GTGGTTACACGCCTTTCAAACTATTTCCTCCGTACACTGCGAGAAGACCCGGCCGACGCCGAGGTACAGAGCCACCGCCTTTTGGTGCGTGCTGGCTATATCCGCCGACAGGCGCCCGGCATTTTTGCCTGGCTGCCACTGGGCCTGAGGGTCAAGGCGAAGATCGAACAGATCGTTCGCGAAGAGATGGCCGCGGCCGGGGCGCACGAGGTGCACTTCCCGGCGCTGCTGCCGCGCGAGCCCTATGAGATCTCGGGTCGCTGGGAGGAATATGGCGAAAACCTGTTCCGCCTGAAGGACCGCAAGGGCTCCGATATGCTCCTCGCGCCCACGCACGAGGAGGCGTTTACGCTGCTCGTCAAGGACCTCTATAACTCCTATAAGGACCTGCCCCTGTCGATCTATCAGATCCAGGATAAGTACCGGGACGAGGCGCGCCCCCGCGCGGGCCTGCTCCGCGGACGCGAGTTCACGATGAAGGACGCCTATTCCTTCGATCACACCGATGCCGGCCTGGACGCCAGCTATCAGCTCCAGCGCGATGCCTATCAGCGCATCTTCACGCGCCTGGGCCTGGAATATGTGATCGTGAAGGCCGATGCCGGGGCCATGGGTGGCTCGCGCTCCGAGGAGTTCCTGCACCCCACCGTGATCGGTGAGGATACCTTTGTGCGCTCCGATGGCGGCTATGCGGCCAATGTTGAGGCCTATACCACCGAGGTTCCCGCGGCTATCGCAATCGAGGGACAGCCGGCCGCCGAGGTCTTTGATACCCCCGAGAGCGAAACCATCGAGAAGCTGGTGGCCGCCGCGAATGCGCAGCACCCGCGGGCCGATGGCCGCGAGTGGACCGCCGCCGATACCCTGAAAAACGTGGTGCTTGCGCTGACCCATATTGATGGATCGCGTGAGCTGATCGTGGTGGGCCTGCCCGGCAACCGCGAGGTGGACCTCAAGCGCGTGGAGGTCGCCGTGGCCCCCGCCGAGGTAGACGCCGCGGGCGAGGGAGATTTTGCGAAAAACCCCGGACTGGTCAAGGGCTATATCGGCCCCTGGTCGCCCGAGGGTGCCGTGCTCGGTGAGGAATCCGCCACCAAGATCCGCTATTTTGTGGACCCCCGCGTGGTGGAGGGAAGCTCCTGGATCACCGGTGCCAATGTGGACGGCAAGCACGTTTTTGGCCTCGTTTCCGGACGCGATTTTAGCCACGACGGCGTGATCGAGTGCGCCCAGGTTCTTGCGGGAGACCCCGCCCCCGATGGCTCCGGCCCGGTGGAACTCGCGCGCGGCGTGGAAATCGGACATATCTTCCAGCTCGGCCGCAAATACGCCGATGTGCTGGGTCTGAAGGTGCTCGACGAAAACGGCAAGCTGGTGACCGTGACCATGGGCTCCTATGGCATCGGTATCACCCGCGCGCTGGCGCTGCTTGCGGAAAAGAACAGCGATGAGAAGGGCCTGAGCTGGACGCCCAATATCGCGCCGTTTGACCTGCACGTGATCGCGACCGGTAAGGACGCCGCGGTCTTTGAGGCCGCCGAGGCCGCCGTGGCGGGGCTGGATGCCGCGGGCTTTGACGTGCTCTTTGACGATCGCCCGAAGGTATCTCCCGGCGTGAAATTTGGTGACGCCGAGCTGATCGGCCTTCCCACCATCGTGATCTTCGGCCGCGGCGTGGCCGAGGGCGAGGTGGAGCTGTGGGATCGCAAGAGCGGTGAGCGCACGCCCACCAAGATCGAGGATCTGCTCTCGGTCCTGAAGGCCGCCCGCGGATAG
- a CDS encoding Mur ligase family protein — MRPLQRTATTLADLIDGILADPAAGGDTGPSDLARARTITVTGVSMAGNEVESGDLFLGVPGARFHGAKFAAQAQERGAVAVLTDAEGARLIAEAGDCRLPVFIGRDNPREYAGTLASRVYGTDIIHALTLGITGTNGKTSTAHFLDALLRQLGLITGLSSTAERRIGTEAVISHLTTPEAPEVHALLARMIEAGVDAAVIEVSAHALTRHRINGVKFDVVGFTNLSHDHLDDYDSMDDYLDAKIELFEPRYARRAVVCLDTPAGLTVRDRAQIPVTTISTAGVAPAGTVTDWVVTVEQEHPTHTTFLLDNPTHGSVRTRIPMIGAHMASNAGLAIAMLVEAGLKLTTIAQVLAADGEISAELPGRLVRVSGDSGPTLYVDSGHTPDAFAKTLQAVRAVTPGRVIMVTGADGGRDSSKRPEMGAEAARGSDLLIITDHHSRTENPGEIRAALVAGARTQVTADHILEVPDPARAIRTAVERAGANDTILWCGLASQDYRDVGGVERPFSVVDASRAALREFGWLD, encoded by the coding sequence GTGAGACCCCTACAGCGCACCGCCACGACCCTCGCCGATCTGATCGACGGCATCCTCGCCGACCCCGCCGCGGGCGGCGATACCGGCCCCAGCGATCTCGCCCGGGCCCGCACGATCACCGTGACCGGCGTGAGCATGGCCGGCAATGAGGTGGAGTCGGGGGATCTTTTCCTCGGCGTTCCCGGCGCCCGCTTTCACGGCGCCAAATTTGCCGCGCAGGCGCAGGAGCGCGGCGCTGTCGCCGTCCTCACCGATGCCGAGGGTGCGCGCCTGATCGCCGAGGCCGGCGATTGCCGGCTGCCAGTATTTATCGGCCGCGATAACCCGCGCGAATATGCCGGGACCCTCGCCTCCCGCGTCTATGGCACCGATATCATCCACGCCCTGACGCTGGGCATCACCGGCACCAACGGCAAAACCTCCACCGCCCATTTCCTCGACGCGCTGCTGCGCCAGCTGGGCCTGATCACGGGCCTGAGCTCCACCGCCGAGCGGCGCATCGGCACCGAGGCCGTGATCAGCCACCTGACCACCCCCGAGGCCCCCGAGGTACACGCGCTCCTGGCGCGCATGATCGAGGCCGGGGTGGATGCCGCGGTGATCGAGGTCAGCGCGCACGCCCTGACCCGTCACCGCATCAACGGCGTGAAATTTGATGTGGTTGGTTTCACCAACCTCAGCCACGACCACCTCGACGACTATGACAGCATGGACGATTATCTCGACGCCAAGATCGAGCTCTTTGAACCGCGCTATGCCCGCCGCGCCGTGGTCTGCCTGGACACCCCCGCGGGCCTGACCGTGCGCGATCGCGCGCAGATCCCCGTGACCACAATCTCCACCGCGGGCGTGGCCCCCGCGGGCACGGTCACCGACTGGGTGGTCACGGTGGAGCAGGAACACCCCACCCACACCACGTTCCTCCTGGATAACCCGACCCATGGCTCGGTGCGCACCCGTATTCCGATGATCGGGGCCCATATGGCCTCCAATGCCGGGCTGGCCATCGCGATGCTGGTGGAGGCCGGGCTGAAGCTCACCACCATCGCGCAGGTACTCGCCGCCGATGGCGAGATCTCCGCCGAATTGCCCGGCCGCCTCGTGCGCGTCTCGGGAGATTCCGGTCCCACCCTCTATGTGGACTCCGGCCATACCCCGGATGCCTTTGCCAAAACGCTGCAGGCAGTGCGCGCCGTGACCCCGGGCCGCGTGATCATGGTCACCGGCGCCGATGGCGGGCGCGATTCCAGCAAGCGCCCCGAGATGGGCGCGGAGGCCGCGCGCGGCAGCGACCTGCTGATCATCACCGATCACCATAGCCGCACCGAAAACCCGGGCGAGATTCGCGCCGCGCTGGTCGCGGGGGCACGCACCCAGGTCACCGCCGATCATATCCTCGAGGTTCCCGATCCGGCGCGGGCAATCCGCACCGCCGTGGAGCGTGCCGGCGCCAATGACACCATCCTGTGGTGCGGCCTGGCCTCGCAGGACTATCGCGATGTGGGCGGCGTGGAACGTCCGTTTTCCGTGGTGGACGCCTCGCGCGCCGCCCTGCGCGAATTTGGCTGGCTCGACTAA
- a CDS encoding lysophospholipid acyltransferase family protein: protein MIPIAKIIYRPRIEGRKNVPLEGPVILASNHLSFIDSIIIPVLAPRRVQFLAKSAYFEGTGIKGWFSRIFFTSIGAVGVRRGAGAAAQEALDQGKQILEGGNAFAIYPEGTRSLDGRLYKGRTGVAWLALTTGATVVPVGLIGTNKMLPIGAKVPRLKRVTLRFGEPIDVSAHGPATSGKARRLATDEIMAAIHALSEQELAHEYNESPPADVIEKVRRAVWRRERF from the coding sequence ATGATCCCGATCGCCAAGATCATTTATCGGCCGCGGATCGAGGGGCGTAAAAACGTGCCGCTGGAGGGTCCCGTGATCCTCGCGAGCAACCACCTGTCCTTTATCGACAGCATCATCATTCCCGTGCTGGCCCCGCGCCGCGTGCAGTTCCTGGCAAAATCGGCCTATTTTGAGGGGACCGGCATTAAGGGCTGGTTCTCCCGCATCTTCTTCACCTCGATCGGTGCCGTGGGCGTGCGCCGCGGCGCCGGGGCCGCCGCGCAGGAGGCCCTGGACCAGGGAAAGCAGATCCTCGAGGGGGGCAACGCGTTTGCGATCTATCCCGAGGGCACCCGCTCGCTGGATGGCCGCCTCTATAAGGGCCGCACGGGTGTGGCCTGGCTTGCACTGACCACGGGCGCCACCGTGGTCCCGGTGGGCCTGATCGGCACCAATAAGATGCTGCCGATCGGCGCGAAGGTTCCGCGACTTAAGCGCGTCACGCTGCGCTTTGGTGAGCCCATCGACGTGAGCGCGCACGGCCCGGCCACCAGCGGCAAGGCTCGACGCCTCGCCACCGATGAGATCATGGCCGCGATTCACGCGCTGAGCGAGCAGGAGCTCGCCCACGAATATAACGAGTCTCCGCCCGCCGATGTGATCGAGAAGGTTCGCCGCGCGGTCTGGCGGCGCGAGCGCTTCTAG
- the ispG gene encoding flavodoxin-dependent (E)-4-hydroxy-3-methylbut-2-enyl-diphosphate synthase: protein MAAINLGLPKVPETLAPRRKSRQIKVGKVLVGGDAQVSVQSMTTTPTTDINATLQQIAELTASGCDIVRVAVPSRDDAKALPIIAMKSQIPVIADIHFQPNYVFQAIDAGCAAVRVNPGNIRKFDDQVGEIAKRAKAAGVSLRIGVNAGSLDPRLLQKYGKATPEALVESAVWEASLFEEHDFHDFKISVKHNDPVVMVKAYRLLAERGDWPLHLGVTEAGPAFQGTIKSATAFGILLGEGIGDTIRVSLSAPPAEEIKVGLQILQSLNLRERKLEIVSCPSCGRAQVDVYTLAEDVTEGLKDMTVPLRVAVMGCVVNGPGEAREADLGVASGNGKGQIFVKGEVIKTVPESEIVATLIEEANRIAASMPVAEGGGTGNVQVMVGPKG, encoded by the coding sequence GTGGCTGCAATCAATTTAGGTCTTCCCAAGGTTCCCGAAACTCTGGCCCCGCGTCGCAAGTCGCGCCAGATTAAGGTGGGCAAGGTTCTTGTCGGTGGTGACGCTCAGGTGAGCGTCCAGTCGATGACCACCACCCCCACCACCGATATCAACGCGACGCTGCAACAGATCGCCGAGCTCACCGCGAGCGGCTGCGATATCGTGCGTGTGGCCGTCCCCAGCCGGGACGATGCCAAGGCTCTGCCGATCATCGCGATGAAGAGCCAGATCCCGGTGATCGCCGATATCCACTTCCAGCCGAACTACGTATTCCAGGCAATCGACGCCGGCTGTGCCGCGGTGCGCGTGAACCCCGGAAATATCCGGAAATTTGACGACCAGGTGGGGGAGATCGCCAAGCGGGCCAAGGCCGCGGGTGTCTCGCTGCGCATCGGTGTAAACGCCGGATCGCTGGACCCGCGCCTGCTGCAGAAATACGGCAAGGCCACCCCGGAGGCCCTCGTGGAATCCGCGGTCTGGGAGGCGAGCCTCTTTGAGGAACACGATTTCCACGATTTTAAAATTTCCGTGAAGCATAACGACCCCGTGGTGATGGTGAAGGCCTATCGCCTGCTCGCCGAGCGCGGCGACTGGCCCCTGCACCTCGGTGTGACCGAGGCCGGCCCGGCATTCCAGGGCACGATCAAATCCGCGACCGCCTTTGGCATCCTGCTCGGCGAGGGCATCGGCGATACCATTCGCGTTTCGCTCTCGGCCCCGCCCGCCGAGGAGATCAAGGTGGGCCTGCAGATCCTGCAGTCGCTGAACCTGCGCGAGCGCAAGCTGGAGATTGTCTCCTGCCCGAGCTGTGGCCGCGCCCAGGTGGACGTCTATACGCTCGCCGAGGATGTCACCGAGGGTCTTAAAGACATGACCGTTCCGCTGCGCGTGGCCGTGATGGGCTGTGTGGTGAACGGACCGGGAGAGGCCCGCGAGGCCGATCTCGGTGTGGCCTCCGGTAACGGCAAGGGCCAGATCTTTGTGAAGGGTGAGGTGATCAAGACCGTTCCCGAGTCCGAGATCGTCGCCACGCTGATCGAGGAGGCCAACCGGATCGCGGCCTCGATGCCCGTGGCCGAGGGCGGCGGAACCGGCAATGTTCAGGTGATGGTGGGCCCCAAGGGTTAA
- a CDS encoding FKBP-type peptidyl-prolyl cis-trans isomerase, with product MKIPSFIALAAATSLLLVGCSSGSGDAATDEASCVPLSAGKEVESAKIDKDFGKVPNISIAKGTKVSTSQARTVVEGKGEKTVSGDIVTANISLYNATTGDATHTSKYDGSDSDVLALDKEKIPAGILAALGCHNIGSRIAVLSTPADMYGEQGYPQLNIGADDSLLIVADIVSVEKPPTDRPLSGEYKDAPTVSFNGEQVPTISLPDTNPPSKLTFEELEAGDGELVQSGDQVTVNYMGMNWRTGLVFDDSYKRGQPATFGSTQVIEGFSKALVDHKVGSKTLVVIPPAEGYGANGNAQADIKGTDTLVFYVEILATTR from the coding sequence GTGAAGATTCCCTCCTTTATTGCCCTGGCGGCGGCCACCTCGCTGCTGCTTGTCGGATGCTCCAGCGGCTCCGGCGATGCCGCCACGGACGAGGCCAGCTGTGTCCCGCTCTCCGCAGGCAAGGAGGTGGAATCGGCCAAGATCGATAAGGACTTCGGTAAGGTCCCGAATATCAGCATCGCAAAGGGCACCAAGGTGAGCACCTCGCAGGCGCGCACCGTGGTCGAGGGCAAGGGCGAGAAGACCGTGTCGGGAGACATCGTCACCGCCAATATCAGCCTCTATAACGCCACCACCGGCGATGCCACCCATACCTCGAAGTACGACGGCAGCGATTCCGATGTCCTCGCCCTGGATAAGGAAAAAATCCCCGCCGGCATCCTGGCCGCGCTGGGCTGCCATAACATCGGCTCGCGCATCGCGGTTCTCTCCACCCCCGCGGATATGTACGGCGAGCAGGGCTACCCGCAGCTGAACATCGGCGCCGATGACAGCCTGCTGATCGTGGCCGATATCGTTTCGGTGGAAAAGCCCCCGACCGACCGCCCGCTCTCGGGCGAATATAAGGACGCCCCCACGGTGTCCTTTAACGGCGAGCAGGTTCCCACCATCTCGCTGCCCGATACCAACCCGCCCAGCAAGCTCACGTTTGAGGAGCTGGAGGCCGGCGATGGCGAGCTGGTCCAGTCCGGCGATCAGGTCACCGTGAACTATATGGGCATGAACTGGCGCACCGGCCTGGTCTTCGACGATAGCTATAAGCGCGGCCAGCCCGCCACGTTTGGTTCCACCCAGGTCATCGAGGGCTTCAGCAAGGCCCTGGTGGATCATAAGGTCGGCTCGAAGACGCTTGTGGTCATCCCGCCCGCCGAGGGCTATGGCGCCAACGGAAACGCGCAGGCCGATATTAAGGGCACCGATACCCTGGTGTTCTATGTGGAGATCCTCGCTACCACGCGCTAA
- a CDS encoding SRPBCC family protein: MTFTLNLEIAASPERVFNFVADFATMPRWYAAVTRVEKLGAAGTEYAVYRTLPGGDVRNRVARTNFEEGKTVTFTSVQGPTPFRYRYTVEPVSGGCALELTGSIGAEGLTGPVRLLAPMAERLFAHGMRDNLGALQRLLED, encoded by the coding sequence ATGACGTTTACCCTGAACCTGGAGATCGCCGCCTCCCCCGAGCGCGTATTTAACTTCGTGGCCGATTTTGCCACGATGCCGCGCTGGTATGCGGCGGTCACGCGCGTGGAAAAACTCGGCGCAGCAGGCACCGAATATGCGGTGTATCGCACGCTCCCCGGAGGCGACGTGAGGAATCGGGTGGCGCGTACCAACTTCGAGGAGGGGAAAACCGTCACCTTCACCTCCGTGCAGGGCCCCACCCCGTTTCGCTACCGCTATACCGTGGAGCCGGTATCCGGGGGATGCGCGCTGGAACTCACGGGCTCGATCGGGGCCGAGGGGCTCACCGGCCCGGTGCGGCTGCTCGCCCCCATGGCCGAACGCCTCTTTGCGCACGGTATGCGCGATAATCTGGGCGCGCTCCAGCGGCTCCTGGAGGACTAG
- a CDS encoding MFS transporter encodes MPTLSPRAGFWTAAVVAALALWSSAAPTLAYPLYEAQWGLSPAASTWVFAAYPAMLIVVLILCGNLSDYIGRRATILWGLGAQLIGSLIFAGAPDFGWLILGRLFIGAGVGLALSPASVAMVEFSTPARRAASGAATTTATAVGLALATLVGGALIQYAPAPLHLSFLVLAGITAGVMLLASALPRHNPAEPAGRWRVRPIAIPRSSRRAFGIGALTISAAYLCGALILPLGAQIAHSLAGSTNTLVTGALMAVFPVMVAAGSLLTRGWSTRGLILAAGGSLIAGLWLFDLTGSVPSLLLYFAASALAGLGYGLAFTAGLIILTRHAPPQHRASMVSGGYLIGYLAQGIAAPVLGAIATGAGLRTALLVGAAAYTVIFMIMMTQARRLGAALPA; translated from the coding sequence ATGCCCACACTCTCCCCCCGCGCCGGTTTTTGGACCGCGGCCGTCGTCGCGGCCCTCGCTCTGTGGTCCAGCGCCGCCCCCACGCTCGCCTATCCGCTCTATGAGGCGCAGTGGGGACTCTCCCCCGCCGCCTCCACCTGGGTCTTCGCCGCCTATCCCGCGATGCTGATCGTGGTCCTGATCCTGTGTGGCAATCTCTCGGACTATATTGGCCGCCGCGCCACGATCCTCTGGGGGCTGGGCGCGCAGCTGATCGGCTCGCTGATCTTCGCCGGGGCCCCCGATTTTGGCTGGCTTATCCTCGGCCGGCTGTTTATCGGCGCGGGCGTGGGCCTCGCCCTGAGCCCGGCGAGCGTGGCCATGGTGGAATTCTCCACCCCGGCAAGGCGGGCCGCGTCCGGCGCGGCCACCACCACCGCGACCGCCGTGGGGCTGGCCCTGGCCACCCTGGTCGGCGGGGCCCTGATTCAATATGCCCCCGCTCCCCTGCACCTGAGCTTCCTGGTGCTCGCCGGCATCACCGCGGGGGTCATGCTGCTCGCCTCGGCGCTGCCGCGGCATAACCCGGCCGAGCCGGCCGGGCGCTGGCGGGTGCGCCCGATTGCGATCCCCCGCTCCTCGCGCCGCGCATTTGGCATCGGCGCGCTCACGATCAGCGCGGCCTATCTGTGTGGCGCGCTGATTCTGCCGCTGGGCGCCCAGATCGCCCACTCCCTCGCGGGCTCCACCAATACCCTGGTCACCGGCGCACTGATGGCGGTATTTCCGGTGATGGTGGCGGCCGGGTCGCTGCTGACCCGCGGCTGGAGCACCCGCGGCCTGATCCTCGCCGCCGGCGGCAGCCTGATCGCGGGGCTGTGGCTCTTTGATCTCACCGGCAGCGTCCCGAGCCTGCTGCTGTATTTTGCCGCCTCGGCCCTCGCCGGGCTGGGCTATGGCCTCGCGTTTACCGCGGGACTGATCATCCTGACCCGGCATGCACCGCCGCAACATCGCGCGAGCATGGTCTCCGGCGGCTATCTGATCGGCTATCTTGCGCAGGGAATCGCCGCCCCGGTCCTCGGCGCAATCGCCACCGGGGCGGGCCTGCGCACCGCGTTGCTGGTCGGCGCGGCCGCCTATACGGTGATCTTTATGATCATGATGACGCAGGCGCGCCGATTGGGCGCGGCGCTGCCCGCTTAA